The uncultured Methanomethylovorans sp. genome contains a region encoding:
- the mtaB gene encoding methanol--corrinoid protein co-methyltransferase MtaB, with protein MAVKRYTQMAYANADEMVFGRSKYPVKAGLGVEIGAGYTIAEVNYAPRPEAGVSKEKLVNEYQRITRDILQRMVQVGFPAVVLETEHVQQMTNNPTWGGEVAHAQKTIMEEYYEEYGLKSALRHTPGDIRENKDYMDLRGDKYSVVMESFEAVAEGGADLLSIESMGGKEIFDYAILRNDIGGMLYAIGVLGSMDMEYLWQDIAKVAQKKNVVAAGDTDCAQANTAMFIAGGLLDKNLAHTLAIIARSLAGARTLSGYEAGAVGPGKDCGYENIFVKAITGMPMAFEGKTSTCAHSDVMGNLIMQCCDLWSNESVEYHSEFGGTTVQCWSETLSYDCALMNVALKSGNEKILRDLLVASDKYRDPQSYILAYDNAYKIGQAIVKDGNDLYLRAKNAALECCNLLTSAEGLEMTRFEINALQKAKGELEALTSDADQFMNDCMSKYKAEIKVFKPENYGL; from the coding sequence ATGGCAGTTAAAAGATACACACAGATGGCTTATGCAAATGCAGATGAGATGGTATTTGGTCGTTCAAAATATCCAGTAAAAGCAGGACTTGGAGTAGAGATCGGTGCAGGATACACTATCGCTGAAGTTAACTACGCACCAAGGCCAGAGGCAGGAGTTTCCAAAGAGAAACTGGTCAACGAATACCAGAGAATTACAAGAGACATTTTGCAGAGAATGGTCCAGGTAGGTTTCCCTGCAGTAGTACTCGAGACAGAACACGTGCAGCAGATGACCAACAACCCAACATGGGGAGGCGAGGTCGCACACGCACAGAAGACCATTATGGAAGAGTACTATGAGGAATATGGCCTTAAGTCCGCACTGAGGCACACCCCTGGTGACATCAGAGAGAACAAGGACTACATGGACCTCAGAGGAGACAAGTACTCTGTCGTTATGGAATCATTTGAAGCTGTTGCAGAAGGTGGAGCAGACCTGTTATCCATTGAATCAATGGGTGGAAAGGAGATCTTCGACTATGCAATTCTGAGGAACGATATCGGTGGCATGCTCTACGCAATAGGCGTACTGGGTAGCATGGACATGGAATACCTCTGGCAGGATATTGCAAAGGTCGCCCAGAAGAAGAACGTCGTTGCAGCCGGTGACACTGACTGTGCACAGGCAAACACTGCAATGTTTATTGCAGGTGGACTTCTGGACAAGAACCTGGCACACACCCTCGCAATCATTGCAAGGAGTTTGGCAGGAGCAAGAACACTCTCCGGATATGAAGCCGGTGCAGTAGGCCCAGGAAAAGACTGCGGATACGAGAACATATTCGTAAAGGCAATCACTGGTATGCCAATGGCTTTTGAAGGTAAGACTTCTACCTGTGCCCACTCCGATGTTATGGGTAACCTGATCATGCAATGTTGTGATCTCTGGTCCAACGAGTCTGTTGAATACCATTCCGAGTTTGGTGGTACTACAGTCCAGTGTTGGTCTGAGACCCTCAGCTACGACTGCGCATTGATGAATGTTGCACTCAAGTCCGGAAATGAGAAGATTCTCAGGGACTTACTTGTAGCATCTGACAAGTACAGAGACCCACAGTCCTACATACTTGCATACGACAACGCATACAAGATCGGTCAGGCAATTGTAAAGGATGGTAATGACCTGTACCTCCGTGCAAAGAACGCTGCTCTGGAATGCTGCAACTTGTTGACCTCTGCAGAAGGCCTTGAAATGACAAGGTTCGAGATCAATGCATTGCAGAAGGCAAAGGGTGAACTGGAAGCACTCACATCAGATGCAGATCAGTTCATGAACGACTGCATGAGCAAGTACAAGGCCGAAATAAAGGTATTCAAGCCAGAGAACTACGGTCTCTAA
- a CDS encoding PAS domain S-box protein, with protein sequence MDILTQKLGTTLCNGNIFTFSWKNEENWPVVSVSENIGQLGYAPDDFISGNLTYSDIVYPGDRDKLKALIQQWNRKNMPCLFLEYRIVDSKGNVRWIAKFVQAQYDEEGILKHLHGTIVDITESKMTELSLQPENEYLRSIVNALREALLVLDTNFKIIFANLSFYKLFRTKPLEIEGLPIYDIENGQWNIPVLKTRMLTLLEDNIEFNDLEIETNFNKIGHQVLLVNSRTMDTFNGKEKMILLAIEDVTESKKSAMELKASEAKYSALVEKGNDGIIIIQGEVLRFTNSKFLELTGYQNEEIINSVLLDHVPIDFRRMLLKRYTKALRDERSIKRNYEVDFIKKNGSTFPAEVSLSFIYYENNPAVMIAIRDIAERKKAEMELKDSEKKYSTLVEKSNDGIVILQNDNLVFANNKFIEIIGYTRTEAIGKMFASFLTIEYRRMISGKFKRNLEKKRQTAYKYEIELLSKIGIKIPVEINSSIIEHEGKPAYMAIIRDITEQKNREKELLKLIEVQKVLENVIESSPAIVFFWKPYDNWPVEFVSENISQFGYTAKEFMSGKMLYGDIIHPYDLEKMNHETLRCIEEGEKNISLEYRILTRSGEVRWIDERSIIKRDAKGRIQYIHGIIVDVTERKNANNFMRIGSELGTLFTPTADIKELFQQFLELVTQVKGIDCGALYLVDEVTGDLNLVAHKDLSFKFVNSIRQYSVNSLHARILKTEYPIYKLYSEISSMTHGSDLGFEGLEATAILPLKYESNVVAVFMLASHTEYAISHNTRSSLESIASQAGPSIGRIREQVHIQKNTNNLQDIFNNIEDFLYVLDINGCILHTNSFLCERLGYSHEKLIGLNIVNLHPQKRAIEVATALSEILAGKMSMVKIPFESYDGKLISAEIKISRGTWDGQSALICLGRERI encoded by the coding sequence ATGGACATTTTAACCCAAAAGCTTGGAACTACATTGTGCAATGGCAATATATTCACTTTCTCATGGAAAAATGAGGAAAACTGGCCAGTAGTTTCCGTTTCAGAGAATATAGGGCAACTTGGGTACGCACCAGATGATTTTATTTCAGGAAATCTCACTTATTCGGACATAGTTTATCCGGGCGATAGGGATAAATTGAAGGCTCTGATCCAGCAATGGAATAGAAAGAATATGCCATGTCTTTTTTTGGAATACAGAATAGTAGACAGTAAAGGTAACGTGCGCTGGATAGCAAAATTTGTTCAGGCACAATATGATGAAGAAGGTATCCTTAAACATCTGCACGGAACAATTGTAGATATCACGGAAAGTAAGATGACAGAGTTGTCCCTGCAGCCGGAAAATGAATACCTTAGAAGTATTGTCAATGCTTTAAGAGAAGCATTGTTGGTTCTTGATACCAATTTTAAAATAATATTTGCGAACCTTTCATTTTATAAGTTGTTCAGGACAAAACCTTTAGAAATCGAAGGTCTACCTATATATGATATTGAAAATGGGCAGTGGAATATTCCAGTTCTAAAAACCAGGATGTTAACACTTTTAGAAGATAACATAGAGTTTAATGATCTGGAAATAGAAACAAATTTCAACAAAATAGGACACCAGGTGCTGCTTGTCAATTCCAGAACTATGGATACTTTCAATGGTAAAGAAAAAATGATCTTGCTTGCTATCGAAGATGTCACTGAAAGCAAGAAGTCGGCGATGGAACTGAAAGCATCAGAGGCAAAATATTCCGCCCTTGTGGAAAAAGGAAACGATGGTATAATTATAATACAGGGAGAGGTCTTGCGATTCACGAATTCTAAATTCCTTGAATTAACGGGTTACCAAAACGAGGAAATCATCAATAGTGTATTGCTTGACCATGTTCCTATCGATTTCAGGCGTATGCTTTTAAAGCGATATACTAAAGCACTAAGGGATGAGCGAAGTATAAAGCGCAATTATGAAGTTGATTTCATTAAAAAAAATGGATCCACTTTCCCTGCCGAAGTTAGTCTTTCTTTCATTTATTATGAAAATAATCCAGCTGTGATGATCGCTATAAGGGATATAGCGGAACGTAAAAAAGCGGAGATGGAACTCAAAGATTCTGAAAAAAAGTATTCTACTCTTGTGGAAAAGAGTAACGATGGGATCGTTATATTACAGAATGACAATCTGGTATTTGCCAATAACAAATTCATTGAGATCATTGGATATACTCGTACAGAAGCTATTGGTAAAATGTTTGCAAGTTTCCTTACCATCGAATATCGTCGAATGATCAGTGGTAAATTCAAGAGAAACCTTGAAAAAAAGCGTCAAACAGCTTATAAGTATGAGATCGAGCTTCTTTCAAAAATAGGTATAAAAATTCCTGTAGAGATTAACTCATCGATAATAGAGCATGAGGGAAAACCAGCTTACATGGCTATTATTAGAGACATTACAGAGCAGAAGAATAGAGAAAAGGAACTTCTCAAACTAATTGAAGTGCAAAAGGTTCTTGAAAACGTTATTGAGAGTAGTCCTGCAATTGTTTTCTTCTGGAAGCCGTATGATAACTGGCCTGTAGAGTTCGTATCTGAAAACATTTCTCAATTCGGATATACTGCAAAGGAATTTATGTCCGGTAAAATGCTTTACGGTGATATAATCCATCCTTATGATCTTGAAAAAATGAATCATGAAACTCTAAGATGCATTGAGGAAGGGGAAAAAAACATTTCTCTTGAGTATCGTATCCTTACAAGGTCAGGTGAAGTGCGATGGATAGACGAACGTTCTATTATTAAAAGGGACGCTAAAGGCAGGATACAATATATACATGGTATTATAGTTGATGTAACAGAACGTAAGAATGCCAATAATTTTATGCGCATAGGTTCGGAACTTGGTACATTGTTCACCCCTACAGCTGACATAAAAGAGCTATTTCAGCAGTTCCTTGAACTTGTTACACAGGTAAAGGGAATTGATTGTGGTGCTTTGTATCTTGTAGATGAGGTCACAGGAGATCTAAACTTAGTTGCCCATAAAGATCTTTCATTTAAGTTTGTGAACAGTATCCGGCAATATTCTGTAAATTCTTTACATGCAAGGATACTTAAAACAGAATATCCAATCTATAAGCTCTATTCTGAAATTAGCTCCATGACTCATGGGTCAGATCTTGGTTTTGAGGGACTTGAAGCCACTGCCATATTACCTCTAAAATATGAAAGCAATGTTGTAGCAGTATTCATGCTAGCATCACATACTGAATATGCTATTTCACACAATACTCGTAGCTCACTTGAGAGCATTGCTTCTCAAGCGGGTCCTTCCATTGGACGCATAAGAGAACAGGTGCATATCCAAAAGAACACAAACAATTTGCAAGATATATTTAACAACATAGAGGATTTTCTCTACGTACTTGATATCAATGGCTGTATATTACACACTAATAGTTTCCTCTGTGAACGTCTGGGATATTCTCATGAGAAATTAATTGGTCTGAACATAGTAAATCTGCATCCGCAGAAAAGAGCTATAGAGGTGGCCACTGCACTTTCCGAAATATTGGCCGGAAAAATGTCCATGGTAAAGATTCCCTTTGAATCATATGATGGAAAACTGATATCTGCGGAGATAAAAATCAGCCGGGGAACTTGGGATGGACAATCTGCTCTTATCTGTCTTGGGCGAGAGAGAATCTAA
- the mtaC gene encoding methanol--corrinoid protein MtaC yields MINIDPSGILVRYNVKAEKELSPEEVAKELYPEDVVIRPIVEAVFEGDEDDVINALEEAISAGRDPLSLIDDALMPGMGIVSGLYDHGILFLPDVIISAHAMTDGIEYCKQMSSSTHEFKGKVVSFVVEGDMHDIGKKIVTVLLRANGYEVIDLGSDVLVSEVISAVKKEKPLMLSGTALMTTTMYSFKEINNLLLENNIRIPFVCGGGAVKQDFVFGYELGVYCEDAADAPKIADEILKGAGVEELRGKFHRH; encoded by the coding sequence ATGATTAACATCGATCCATCTGGAATTCTGGTACGATATAATGTAAAGGCTGAAAAAGAGCTGAGTCCTGAAGAGGTGGCTAAAGAGTTATATCCAGAAGATGTTGTAATAAGGCCGATAGTTGAGGCCGTTTTTGAAGGTGATGAGGATGATGTAATAAATGCTTTAGAGGAAGCTATCAGTGCTGGAAGAGATCCGTTATCTCTTATTGATGATGCCCTCATGCCGGGTATGGGTATTGTATCTGGGTTATATGATCATGGCATTCTTTTTCTTCCGGATGTCATTATATCTGCACATGCAATGACGGATGGCATCGAATATTGTAAGCAGATGTCTAGTTCAACTCATGAGTTCAAAGGAAAAGTCGTATCTTTTGTTGTAGAGGGAGATATGCATGATATTGGCAAGAAGATAGTCACTGTTCTTTTGCGTGCGAATGGTTATGAAGTTATAGATCTTGGAAGTGACGTGCTGGTTAGCGAAGTAATTAGTGCTGTCAAGAAAGAAAAACCTCTCATGCTTTCTGGTACAGCTTTGATGACCACTACCATGTATTCGTTCAAAGAAATTAATAATCTCTTGCTTGAGAACAATATTCGTATTCCTTTTGTATGTGGTGGAGGAGCTGTAAAACAAGATTTTGTATTTGGATATGAACTTGGAGTCTATTGTGAGGATGCAGCAGATGCCCCAAAGATAGCCGACGAGATACTCAAAGGTGCTGGTGTGGAAGAACTAAGGGGAAAATTCCACAGACACTAA
- a CDS encoding MFS transporter — MKTDKFFVYATVFLIMGLSNSVIPVLPELAVMDHTPHSALSSSLLFSAYFIGALLTMLPFGFLSNIYGRKRLVIFSMVLTSVAGIMLLEMKGIYWLTLARLIEGTACGAFFPSAYSLLSEHEERNRLFGEFNFLLNAGLAVSIAISGYLAHSYIKGGIFLFTSFSILLLLTGVRDQYFTEKVRDKSERRLVYDKIQTLSDIRSIVFKDNYLRIWSSSFLLFGVTGVMLALYPDYSIDFLSKKELGMAIAGMYASSMITNIIAGRLQLSYNTMIRNGLIFAALGTIITAYNPIPGFILVGIGSGIGLIGLPVAVSHMQSNRGILMGIFNTYTYAGMGFMPIIAGTLISGLGFRLVFILCGIVLCLPIFMSNKLESESRVETMES; from the coding sequence ATGAAAACAGATAAATTTTTTGTATATGCTACCGTGTTCCTCATAATGGGGCTATCCAATTCAGTCATACCCGTATTACCAGAGCTCGCAGTGATGGATCATACTCCTCATAGCGCTTTGTCTTCTTCATTATTGTTCTCGGCATATTTTATCGGTGCACTGCTTACAATGCTACCATTTGGCTTCCTCTCTAATATCTACGGTAGAAAAAGACTAGTAATTTTCAGCATGGTTCTCACATCTGTTGCAGGAATAATGCTGCTGGAAATGAAAGGAATCTATTGGCTCACTCTTGCCAGGTTGATAGAAGGTACAGCATGTGGTGCTTTTTTTCCATCAGCATATTCTTTACTTTCAGAACACGAAGAAAGAAACAGATTATTTGGTGAGTTCAATTTCCTGCTTAATGCTGGCCTTGCAGTGAGTATTGCTATTTCCGGTTACCTTGCACACAGTTACATCAAAGGAGGGATTTTCCTTTTTACTTCGTTTTCTATTCTATTGCTTTTAACTGGTGTACGGGATCAATATTTTACAGAAAAAGTGAGAGATAAAAGTGAGAGAAGATTAGTATACGATAAAATCCAAACGCTTTCAGATATAAGGAGTATAGTATTCAAGGATAACTATCTTAGAATATGGTCTAGTTCATTTTTGTTATTTGGCGTTACAGGAGTTATGCTTGCTCTTTATCCCGATTATAGTATCGATTTTTTGAGCAAGAAAGAACTTGGTATGGCAATTGCGGGAATGTATGCCAGTTCAATGATAACTAATATTATTGCAGGGAGACTTCAGCTAAGTTACAATACTATGATTAGGAATGGGCTTATATTTGCTGCATTGGGCACAATAATTACAGCATACAATCCAATACCTGGTTTCATCCTAGTAGGTATAGGATCAGGCATAGGCTTGATAGGTCTACCTGTTGCAGTATCTCATATGCAAAGTAACAGAGGAATTTTAATGGGAATCTTTAACACATACACCTATGCAGGCATGGGGTTTATGCCTATCATCGCAGGTACTCTTATTTCGGG
- a CDS encoding DUF2551 domain-containing protein: MDSIKSKIKRRLQTFIELDVDGLRSHILSVFLQVQKTTIDELHQKITSKFEISRSAVASMVGYIYSKLGILRSYKESYKTPIVYSLKEEYADLLRTELESKNMPIAGT, encoded by the coding sequence ATGGATTCAATAAAATCCAAAATAAAACGTAGACTGCAAACTTTTATCGAGTTGGATGTCGATGGACTACGCAGCCATATACTATCTGTGTTCTTGCAGGTTCAAAAGACTACAATAGATGAACTGCACCAGAAGATCACGTCAAAATTTGAGATATCTAGAAGTGCAGTTGCCTCAATGGTAGGGTACATCTACTCTAAACTTGGTATACTCAGATCCTACAAAGAATCTTACAAAACACCAATTGTATATTCTCTTAAAGAAGAATATGCAGATCTTTTACGTACTGAGCTTGAATCAAAGAATATGCCCATAGCTGGAACCTGA
- a CDS encoding DUF3795 domain-containing protein: MKCGGCIQITKPFWGEQCPVKSCCESKKLENCGKCDVFPCDVLIQFAYDKDQGDNGKRIEQCKKWAL, from the coding sequence ATGAAATGTGGTGGCTGTATACAAATTACAAAGCCATTCTGGGGAGAGCAGTGTCCTGTCAAGTCATGCTGTGAAAGCAAGAAACTTGAAAACTGTGGTAAATGTGATGTTTTTCCATGTGACGTCCTGATACAATTTGCCTATGACAAAGATCAAGGAGACAATGGCAAAAGGATAGAACAGTGTAAGAAGTGGGCATTATAA
- a CDS encoding PAS domain S-box protein, producing the protein MRSEFYDFVSRNRWNLLLIFSVFVFALLIGYSIEQNKENTIKSMESNAEMQSMQISLNLKDELDEVTQELLAIYDIQTSSPPQSQYEFFIKTEPVLKENTFLSSIYFVDTESKKVFKVPNNSSIPAAYGDNNSQFEIALLISKHDKKIYLSAPYEIAPGNYCYSLLVPYGNNSFFQLSFTLDNVFTESAMIGNDSSILFKLMDNQKVVYTSPDYESQFITAEEFLTTSSLKIYNREMLLMALPADSMLSPHFKLWETFGHWSIYLILLILAVIVMFQMFYIGERKEHEQKLKLSEAKFRSIFNSVNDAIYITDLKGNFLEVNNVTCDTLGYSKDELLKMQRWEIMLHHSPEQMGKKINAVFKHMEFISETVHVSRDGTLIPVELSSRKINYESKDAIISIARDLSESKRAEMLLKSNEELKQLTRMKDLFTDILRHDLLGPASLIKGYTELLLETTDEPEQKLLLEKIFKGNLNLIEMIDNAAKLAKFESIDDLDFNTMDIMLILNSVTERYQTELQAKNIFLKVPSEQKYNALINPIITEVFSNILSNAIKYSPPNSEIFIDINDEETNWKVLITDSGEGVKASDRELIFDRFSRAHKGGVKGSGLGLAIAKRIMDLHGGSIGVNDNPTGKGSVFWFSIKKIE; encoded by the coding sequence ATGCGTTCAGAGTTCTATGATTTTGTCAGCAGGAACAGATGGAACCTATTACTTATATTTAGTGTATTTGTTTTTGCACTTCTTATAGGTTATTCTATTGAACAAAACAAAGAGAACACAATCAAAAGCATGGAATCAAATGCAGAAATGCAATCCATGCAGATTAGTTTGAACCTTAAGGATGAGCTTGATGAAGTTACCCAAGAACTTCTGGCAATATATGATATTCAAACAAGTTCACCTCCACAAAGCCAATATGAGTTCTTTATCAAAACAGAACCAGTACTTAAAGAGAATACATTCCTTTCTTCGATATACTTTGTCGATACTGAAAGTAAGAAAGTATTCAAAGTACCGAATAATAGTAGTATTCCAGCAGCTTATGGAGATAATAATTCACAATTCGAAATAGCTTTGCTAATATCAAAACACGACAAAAAAATATACCTTTCCGCACCATATGAAATTGCACCTGGAAATTATTGCTATTCATTATTGGTACCTTACGGAAATAATTCATTTTTTCAACTCAGCTTCACTTTAGACAATGTTTTTACAGAATCTGCAATGATCGGAAATGATAGCAGCATTTTGTTTAAGTTAATGGATAACCAGAAAGTTGTATATACATCTCCTGATTATGAATCCCAGTTCATCACAGCAGAGGAATTCCTTACTACTTCATCATTAAAAATATATAACAGAGAAATGCTTCTCATGGCTTTGCCGGCGGATTCCATGCTAAGCCCTCATTTCAAACTGTGGGAGACTTTTGGACATTGGAGCATCTATTTAATTCTATTGATCTTAGCAGTTATCGTAATGTTTCAAATGTTCTATATAGGTGAACGGAAGGAACATGAACAAAAACTAAAACTATCTGAAGCTAAATTCAGATCGATATTTAACAGTGTCAACGATGCTATTTATATTACTGACCTTAAAGGTAATTTTCTAGAAGTAAATAATGTAACGTGTGATACACTGGGCTATTCTAAGGATGAATTACTAAAAATGCAGCGCTGGGAAATCATGCTTCATCACTCTCCCGAACAAATGGGAAAAAAAATCAATGCAGTTTTTAAACACATGGAATTTATTTCTGAAACAGTACATGTTAGTCGTGATGGAACTCTTATTCCTGTAGAGTTAAGTAGCCGTAAGATCAATTATGAAAGTAAGGATGCTATTATTAGCATTGCAAGAGATCTTTCGGAAAGCAAGAGGGCTGAAATGCTGCTTAAGTCAAATGAAGAACTTAAGCAGCTTACTAGAATGAAAGACCTGTTTACAGATATACTCCGACATGATCTTCTTGGTCCAGCATCTCTTATTAAAGGTTATACTGAACTCCTTCTTGAAACTACTGATGAACCTGAACAAAAACTGTTGTTAGAGAAGATTTTTAAAGGCAACCTTAACCTTATAGAAATGATAGATAATGCTGCCAAGCTTGCAAAATTCGAAAGCATCGATGATCTTGATTTTAATACAATGGACATAATGCTTATATTGAACTCAGTGACAGAACGCTATCAAACAGAATTGCAGGCAAAGAACATTTTTTTGAAAGTACCATCTGAACAAAAGTATAACGCTCTGATAAATCCTATTATTACAGAAGTATTTTCCAATATACTTTCCAATGCAATCAAATACAGTCCTCCAAATAGTGAGATCTTCATAGATATCAATGATGAGGAAACAAATTGGAAAGTACTTATAACAGATTCTGGAGAAGGTGTCAAAGCTAGCGACAGAGAACTGATATTTGACCGTTTCAGCAGAGCACACAAGGGTGGAGTAAAAGGAAGTGGCTTGGGGTTAGCTATTGCAAAAAGAATAATGGACTTACATGGTGGGAGTATCGGAGTGAATGACAATCCAACAGGAAAAGGTAGTGTATTCTGGTTCTCTATTAAGAAAATAGAGTAA
- a CDS encoding arginine decarboxylase, pyruvoyl-dependent: MIPTKAFMVKGAGVHKDKLASFELALRNAGIEKYNLVSVSSILPPNCKIVKKEEGLPELKPGAIVHCVLARNQTNEPQRLMAAAIGTAIPVDAKEQYGYISEHHSFGEDEITAGEYAEDLAATMLATTLGIEFNVESAWHEREQVYKASGHIFDSLHICQCAKGDNDGKWTTIVAAMVFVIP, translated from the coding sequence ATGATACCAACAAAAGCTTTTATGGTCAAAGGCGCTGGTGTTCATAAAGACAAACTCGCATCTTTCGAATTGGCCTTAAGGAATGCAGGTATTGAGAAATATAACCTCGTATCTGTTTCAAGTATATTACCTCCTAATTGTAAAATCGTAAAAAAGGAAGAAGGTCTTCCAGAACTAAAGCCAGGAGCTATAGTGCACTGTGTTCTTGCAAGGAATCAGACAAATGAACCTCAACGCCTGATGGCTGCTGCAATTGGTACTGCCATCCCCGTGGATGCAAAGGAACAATATGGATACATTTCAGAACATCATTCTTTTGGAGAAGATGAAATTACCGCGGGCGAATATGCAGAAGATCTTGCTGCAACTATGCTAGCAACTACATTGGGTATTGAGTTTAATGTAGAGTCTGCATGGCACGAACGTGAACAGGTTTACAAAGCAAGCGGCCATATTTTCGATTCACTCCATATTTGTCAATGTGCAAAAGGCGATAATGACGGAAAATGGACTACAATAGTGGCGGCAATGGTATTTGTTATACCATAA
- the mtaC gene encoding methanol--corrinoid protein MtaC: protein MLKIDYKDILVRYNVKMEKSMTPEDAAAELYPKDALIRPIAEAIFEGEEDDVIAGLEKAIAAGKSPVALIDDALMVGMGVVTNLYDQGIIFLPNVMMSADAMLNGIEYCKEKSGESPESKGKIVVHVAEGDVHDIGKSIVAALLRANGYEVIDLGRDVPAAEVLASVKEHKPIMVTGTALMTTTMYAFKEVNDQLLEAGIKIPFACGGGAVNQDFVSTYTLGVYGEEAADAPKMADAILSGAGIDKLREMFHKH from the coding sequence ATGCTAAAAATAGACTACAAGGATATATTAGTAAGATATAACGTAAAAATGGAAAAATCAATGACCCCAGAAGATGCTGCAGCAGAGCTGTATCCAAAGGATGCTCTCATTCGCCCAATTGCTGAAGCTATTTTTGAAGGTGAAGAGGATGATGTAATTGCAGGTCTCGAGAAGGCCATTGCAGCTGGAAAGAGTCCAGTAGCCCTCATTGATGATGCCCTGATGGTCGGCATGGGTGTAGTAACAAATCTGTATGACCAGGGTATAATCTTCCTGCCAAACGTTATGATGTCTGCAGATGCAATGCTCAATGGTATCGAGTACTGTAAAGAAAAGTCTGGCGAGTCCCCAGAATCAAAAGGCAAGATCGTTGTCCATGTGGCAGAAGGAGATGTCCACGACATCGGTAAGTCCATCGTTGCCGCACTTCTCAGAGCAAACGGTTACGAAGTAATCGACCTCGGAAGAGATGTACCAGCAGCAGAAGTCCTTGCATCAGTTAAGGAACACAAGCCAATCATGGTAACAGGTACTGCATTGATGACAACCACCATGTATGCATTCAAAGAGGTCAATGACCAGCTCCTTGAAGCAGGAATCAAGATCCCATTCGCATGCGGTGGCGGAGCAGTTAACCAGGACTTCGTTTCAACATACACACTCGGTGTCTATGGTGAGGAAGCAGCAGATGCACCAAAGATGGCAGATGCTATCCTGAGCGGTGCCGGCATAGACAAACTTAGAGAAATGTTCCACAAACACTAA